A window of the Desulfonatronum sp. SC1 genome harbors these coding sequences:
- a CDS encoding SDR family oxidoreductase, translated as MLNILVIGATSAIATACARQWAGQQATFFLVGRDQAKLQAVADDLLVRGATAVTSHTLDMNHFADHPVLLDAAFAAMSSVDVALVAHGTLPDQQACEQDVNLTLEEVSTNGLSVIALLTLLANRMQPQGSGTIAVISSVAGDRGRPTNYVYGTAKAAVTTFCEGLRARLSKFGVHVLTIKPGFVDTPMTESLDLPRILVATPERVARRIVRGVARRRNVLYVPAFWALILWIIRSIPQPIFKRLNL; from the coding sequence ATGCTAAACATCCTGGTTATCGGTGCCACGTCAGCCATTGCCACGGCCTGCGCCCGGCAGTGGGCTGGCCAGCAGGCTACATTCTTCCTTGTGGGCAGGGATCAGGCCAAGCTGCAAGCCGTGGCCGACGACCTTCTGGTCCGCGGCGCGACTGCCGTCACATCTCACACCCTGGACATGAATCACTTTGCTGACCATCCGGTCCTGCTCGATGCTGCCTTTGCCGCAATGTCCTCGGTGGACGTGGCCCTTGTTGCCCATGGCACTCTGCCGGACCAGCAGGCTTGCGAGCAGGACGTGAACTTGACCCTGGAGGAAGTCTCCACCAACGGCCTGAGTGTAATCGCCCTGTTGACCCTGCTGGCCAACCGGATGCAGCCTCAGGGCAGTGGCACTATTGCCGTCATCTCTTCCGTGGCTGGCGACCGGGGCCGACCGACCAATTATGTCTACGGCACGGCCAAGGCAGCGGTGACCACCTTTTGCGAAGGCCTACGAGCTAGGTTGTCAAAGTTCGGAGTCCACGTTCTGACCATCAAGCCCGGCTTTGTGGACACTCCCATGACCGAATCGCTCGATCTGCCCCGGATCCTGGTCGCGACGCCGGAGAGGGTCGCGCGCCGGATCGTCCGTGGTGTGGCCCGGCGGCGCAACGTGCTCTACGTCCCCGCCTTCTGGGCACTGATCCTGTGGATCATTCGCAGCATTCCTCAGCCGATTTTCAAGCGCCTAAATCTATGA
- a CDS encoding lysylphosphatidylglycerol synthase transmembrane domain-containing protein translates to MSLKRLAESLPVDPVFSGWRFRAVVISALLAALGYLAFAVYSGWREVGTAIAQVGVVGLVIVLSLSLLNYGLRFLRWQLYLQTLGHCIPWCRSLQIYLAGFALTTTPGKAGEAFRGVLLKRLRVPYPDSFAAFLSERLSDLIAIVLLTLFGAALYPKAAPLILVGATLAIVLLVLLSQPQWVAHLQRRMPTHHRFQRWIGHGFEIICQASRCHRAKTLGLATILSLIGWAAEAFAFFLILYWMNLDVAFVFAVFVFAISMLAGAISFTPGGLGSTEGVMVGLLAWHGVGLPEAAATTMLIRATTLWFAVILGISAITRSKDQ, encoded by the coding sequence ATGAGCCTCAAAAGGCTCGCCGAGTCACTCCCGGTCGATCCGGTATTCTCGGGCTGGCGGTTCCGCGCGGTGGTGATCTCCGCCCTTTTAGCAGCCCTCGGATATCTGGCGTTCGCGGTCTACAGTGGTTGGCGTGAGGTGGGAACCGCCATCGCCCAGGTGGGTGTCGTCGGCTTGGTTATCGTACTGTCGCTGTCCTTGCTGAATTATGGCCTGCGCTTCTTACGCTGGCAGCTCTACCTGCAGACGCTGGGTCACTGTATACCCTGGTGTCGGAGCTTGCAGATCTACCTAGCGGGCTTTGCCTTGACCACGACTCCGGGCAAGGCGGGCGAAGCCTTCCGCGGCGTACTCTTGAAGAGGCTGAGGGTGCCTTATCCAGACAGCTTCGCCGCATTCCTCAGCGAGCGTCTGTCTGACCTGATCGCCATCGTACTTCTGACTCTGTTCGGGGCAGCCCTGTACCCCAAGGCGGCACCGCTGATCCTTGTCGGAGCGACCCTTGCGATCGTGTTGCTCGTTCTGCTCTCGCAACCGCAATGGGTAGCGCATTTGCAGCGCCGTATGCCGACGCATCATCGATTCCAAAGATGGATCGGCCACGGCTTCGAAATCATCTGCCAGGCGAGCCGTTGTCATCGGGCCAAAACCCTCGGGCTGGCCACCATCCTGAGCCTGATCGGTTGGGCCGCGGAAGCCTTCGCTTTTTTCCTAATCCTGTATTGGATGAACCTCGACGTAGCCTTTGTCTTCGCTGTTTTCGTATTTGCTATCAGCATGCTCGCGGGAGCGATCAGCTTCACGCCCGGTGGGCTTGGAAGCACCGAGGGGGTGATGGTGGGGCTCCTCGCATGGCACGGAGTCGGGCTCCCCGAAGCGGCTGCAACGACCATGCTGATAAGAGCGAC